In one window of Microbacterium dextranolyticum DNA:
- a CDS encoding phosphoglyceromutase: MTAPYTLILLRHGQSEWNKTNQFTGWVDVRLTEQGRGEAARGGELLKESGILPDVLHTSVLSRAIQTANIALDAADRLWIPVKRSWRLNERHYGALQGKDKAQTLEEFGNEQFMLWRRSFDVPPPPLADDDEYSQVDDPRYVGIDGEVPRTESLKIVIDRMLPYWESAIKPDLAAGKTVLVTAHGNSLRGLVKHLDKISDADIAELNIPTGIPLVYRLDENFEPIGTGEYLDPEAAAAGAAAVANQGKK, from the coding sequence ATGACCGCGCCCTACACGCTGATCCTCCTCCGCCACGGGCAGAGCGAGTGGAACAAGACCAACCAGTTCACCGGATGGGTGGATGTCCGCCTCACCGAACAGGGCCGTGGCGAAGCCGCGCGCGGCGGTGAGCTGCTGAAGGAGTCCGGCATCCTGCCCGACGTCCTGCACACCTCCGTGCTCAGCCGTGCGATCCAGACGGCGAACATCGCCCTGGACGCCGCTGACCGGCTGTGGATCCCGGTGAAGCGCTCGTGGCGCCTCAACGAGCGCCACTACGGTGCGCTGCAGGGCAAGGACAAGGCGCAGACGCTCGAAGAGTTCGGCAACGAGCAGTTCATGCTGTGGCGCCGTTCCTTCGATGTGCCGCCGCCGCCGCTGGCCGACGACGACGAGTACAGCCAGGTGGACGACCCGCGCTACGTGGGCATCGACGGTGAGGTGCCCCGCACCGAGTCGCTGAAGATCGTCATCGACCGGATGCTGCCCTATTGGGAGTCGGCGATCAAGCCCGACCTCGCCGCCGGCAAGACCGTCCTCGTGACGGCGCACGGCAACTCGCTGCGCGGTCTCGTGAAGCACCTCGACAAGATCAGCGACGCCGACATCGCCGAGCTGAACATTCCGACCGGCATCCCGCTCGTCTATCGTCTCGACGAGAACTTCGAGCCGATCGGCACGGGCGAGTACCTCGACCCCGAGGCCGCCGCCGCCGGTGCCGCCGCAGTCGCGAACCAGGGCAAGAAGTAA
- a CDS encoding class I SAM-dependent methyltransferase, giving the protein MPPEKPAVHGGSRGGSPRVLRGAVGQITRGTTNTNRLRRVDRWLARHPVLRRASDPLVVDLGYGASGVTAFELEARLRAVRPDVEVLGLEIDPARVAHAQEQLAEVRSGRTPFAPDARVGFARGGFEVPLPSAERRAAVIRAFNVLRQYNEADVPAAWSRMCGRLQPGGILVEGTCDELGRVCTWIEVGADARPRTLTVSLRLADLQSPAIAAERLPKALIHRNVAGEGVHAFLSALDAEWVRAAAAAPFGATHRWRTAVQALDEAGWPVRGRSRWRLGEVTVPWSLVAPRADD; this is encoded by the coding sequence ATGCCGCCGGAGAAACCTGCCGTTCACGGGGGCTCCCGCGGCGGTTCACCCCGGGTGCTCCGCGGCGCGGTCGGCCAGATCACGCGCGGCACGACGAACACGAACCGCCTGCGCCGCGTCGACCGGTGGCTCGCCCGTCATCCCGTGCTGCGTCGGGCATCCGACCCCCTCGTCGTCGACCTGGGATACGGCGCGAGCGGCGTCACCGCATTCGAGCTCGAGGCGAGGCTGCGCGCCGTGCGCCCCGACGTCGAGGTACTCGGGCTCGAGATCGACCCGGCGCGCGTCGCCCACGCCCAGGAGCAACTCGCCGAGGTGCGCAGCGGACGCACCCCCTTCGCCCCCGACGCGCGCGTCGGGTTCGCCCGCGGCGGGTTCGAGGTTCCCCTCCCGTCGGCGGAGCGCCGCGCCGCCGTCATCCGTGCGTTCAACGTGCTGCGACAGTACAACGAGGCCGACGTGCCGGCGGCGTGGTCGCGCATGTGCGGGCGACTGCAGCCGGGCGGCATCCTCGTCGAGGGCACGTGCGACGAGCTCGGGCGGGTGTGCACGTGGATCGAGGTGGGCGCGGATGCCCGCCCGCGCACCCTGACGGTGTCGCTGCGTCTCGCCGACCTGCAGAGTCCGGCGATCGCGGCGGAGCGGCTTCCGAAGGCGCTGATCCATCGGAACGTCGCCGGCGAGGGCGTGCACGCGTTCCTCTCGGCGCTCGACGCGGAGTGGGTGCGCGCTGCCGCTGCCGCACCGTTCGGCGCGACGCATCGCTGGCGCACCGCCGTGCAGGCGCTGGACGAGGCGGGATGGCCGGTGCGCGGGCGCTCGCGATGGCGCCTGGGCGAGGTGACCGTGCCGTGGTCGCTCGTCGCGCCGCGCGCGGACGACTGA
- a CDS encoding FUSC family protein gives MSSPEPTTQTVSVPTTWRRRLSPRPGLERARSSSLAIVQIVIAATAAFAFAHHVLGHAAPLLAVTVTISSLGLVRDARPLRVLETVIGMIVGILVAELIVLAAGTGWWQLALTLAATMLVARVLSAQPGFAITAAIQSAIVVVLPANVPFLRLIDGVVGGVAALLVTALVPRSPLRAVTREAAEAFAAFDAALTTLVQALRRGDRVRAERGLRRARSLQRPVEAWRQGIDSGAEIARISPLLRRQRAEFERQRRICVQLDLASRNLRVIARRVVYVCDDGAPRPIAAGLLAELGAGARLVAEALTDISYEPAAREAVRVVGARLDPSALAADSSIVDQTLIGALRPLAVDLMVAAGMPGPDASAALPRV, from the coding sequence ATGAGTTCTCCCGAGCCGACGACCCAGACGGTCTCGGTGCCGACGACGTGGCGGAGGAGGCTGTCGCCGCGACCGGGGCTGGAACGGGCACGCTCGTCGTCGCTCGCGATCGTGCAGATCGTCATCGCGGCGACCGCGGCCTTCGCGTTCGCGCACCACGTCCTCGGCCATGCCGCGCCGCTGCTGGCGGTGACGGTGACGATCTCGAGCCTGGGACTGGTGCGCGACGCCCGCCCGCTGCGGGTGCTCGAGACGGTTATCGGGATGATCGTGGGAATTCTCGTGGCCGAACTCATCGTGCTCGCCGCCGGCACCGGGTGGTGGCAGCTCGCCCTCACCCTCGCCGCGACCATGCTCGTCGCGCGTGTCCTGTCGGCCCAGCCCGGGTTCGCGATCACCGCCGCGATCCAGTCCGCGATCGTCGTGGTGCTTCCGGCCAACGTGCCGTTCCTCAGACTGATCGACGGCGTCGTGGGGGGAGTGGCGGCGCTGCTCGTGACGGCCCTCGTGCCGCGGAGCCCGCTGCGCGCCGTCACGAGAGAGGCGGCCGAGGCGTTCGCCGCGTTCGATGCCGCCCTGACGACGCTGGTGCAGGCGTTGCGCCGCGGCGACCGGGTGCGCGCCGAGCGCGGACTGCGACGGGCGCGGTCGCTGCAGCGCCCGGTCGAGGCCTGGCGCCAGGGCATCGACTCGGGGGCGGAGATCGCTCGCATCTCGCCTCTGCTGCGACGGCAGCGCGCCGAGTTCGAACGACAGCGCCGGATCTGCGTCCAGCTCGACCTCGCCAGTCGGAACCTCCGCGTCATCGCCCGGAGGGTGGTCTACGTGTGCGACGACGGGGCGCCCCGCCCCATCGCCGCGGGACTTCTCGCCGAGCTCGGCGCGGGCGCCCGGCTCGTCGCGGAGGCACTCACGGACATCTCCTACGAGCCCGCCGCCCGCGAGGCGGTGCGCGTCGTCGGCGCACGTCTCGACCCGTCCGCGCTCGCCGCGGACAGCTCGATCGTCGATCAGACGCTGATCGGGGCGCTGCGTCCGCTCGCGGTCGATCTCATGGTCGCAGCGGGCATGCCGGGCCCGGACGCGAGCGCCGCCCTTCCGCGCGTGTGA
- the ygfZ gene encoding CAF17-like 4Fe-4S cluster assembly/insertion protein YgfZ, producing the protein MSAVVPDAPSDPFEGVPGAVVDDDGLAHVGAPSREQRDLAHGRALAPLAARAVLTVSGPDRLTWLDSVTSQALAARQPGESTELLVLDPQGHVEHAAAVVDDGERTWLIVDRARAAALLTWLQRMRFRLRVDPQDASSGHRVVAGTAEAVAALRAVAVWHDPWPRVADGGWGYAMADPHPGSARDWAEAIVDVDEYERIAAEAAAGAQQVAGHLAVDALRVAAWRPRADREADERTLPHEVDWLRTAVHLDKGCYRGQETVAKVHNLGHPPRRLVMLQLDGSEAVLPERGAEVLLEGEPVGVVTSVARHHEEGPIALALVRRATAEDAPLTVRTADGEIAAAAETIVPPDAGRTAAVPRLPRLSRRR; encoded by the coding sequence GTGAGCGCAGTCGTGCCGGATGCCCCTTCCGATCCCTTCGAGGGCGTGCCGGGCGCCGTCGTAGACGACGACGGCCTCGCGCATGTCGGCGCACCCTCGCGGGAACAGCGCGACCTCGCGCACGGACGCGCCCTCGCGCCGCTCGCCGCGCGCGCGGTCCTCACCGTCTCGGGCCCCGATCGCCTGACCTGGCTCGATTCGGTCACCTCGCAGGCGTTGGCCGCGCGGCAGCCGGGTGAGAGCACCGAACTGCTCGTGCTCGATCCTCAGGGCCACGTCGAGCATGCCGCCGCCGTCGTCGACGACGGCGAGCGCACGTGGCTGATCGTGGACCGCGCACGCGCCGCCGCGCTTCTGACCTGGTTGCAGCGGATGCGCTTCCGTCTGCGCGTCGACCCGCAGGATGCCTCCTCCGGCCACCGCGTCGTCGCGGGGACGGCCGAGGCCGTTGCGGCACTTCGCGCCGTCGCCGTCTGGCACGATCCGTGGCCGCGGGTCGCCGACGGCGGCTGGGGCTACGCGATGGCCGATCCGCACCCCGGCAGCGCACGCGACTGGGCCGAAGCGATCGTCGACGTCGACGAGTACGAGCGCATCGCGGCGGAGGCCGCCGCCGGAGCGCAGCAGGTTGCCGGCCACCTGGCCGTCGACGCGTTGCGTGTGGCCGCATGGCGTCCGCGCGCGGATCGCGAAGCCGATGAGCGCACGCTGCCGCACGAGGTCGACTGGCTGCGCACCGCCGTGCACCTCGACAAGGGGTGCTACCGCGGCCAGGAGACCGTCGCGAAAGTGCACAACCTCGGGCATCCGCCGCGGCGCCTCGTGATGCTGCAGCTCGACGGCAGCGAGGCGGTGCTTCCGGAGCGGGGCGCCGAGGTCCTGCTCGAAGGCGAGCCGGTCGGCGTCGTGACATCCGTCGCCCGCCATCACGAGGAGGGGCCGATCGCGCTGGCTCTGGTGCGCCGGGCGACTGCGGAGGACGCGCCGCTCACCGTCCGCACGGCCGACGGTGAGATCGCCGCCGCCGCGGAGACGATCGTTCCCCCGGATGCCGGGCGCACCGCCGCCGTGCCACGTCTGCCGCGACTGTCCCGCCGACGCTGA
- a CDS encoding FABP family protein yields MFDLPTDLPADIVPLSWLLGVWEGTGVIDYEVDGARFDGEFAHRVSFSHDGGDYVNYAASAWLLGEGEERTPLVAETGYWRLARPAGDQDAGPALLPAAERRDRPRTADDVELLRNAEGGFDLEVAIVHSDGISELYLGQVRGPRIDLASDAIVRPAGAKPYASATRMYGYVDGHLLWAWDVAALGAALASHASARLARVE; encoded by the coding sequence GTGTTCGATCTTCCCACCGACCTTCCGGCGGACATCGTCCCGCTGTCCTGGTTGCTCGGTGTCTGGGAGGGCACCGGCGTGATCGACTACGAGGTCGACGGCGCACGCTTCGACGGCGAGTTCGCCCATCGGGTGAGCTTCAGCCACGACGGCGGCGACTACGTCAACTACGCAGCCAGCGCTTGGCTGCTCGGCGAGGGCGAGGAGCGGACGCCGCTCGTCGCCGAGACGGGGTACTGGCGTCTGGCCCGTCCCGCGGGCGATCAGGATGCCGGCCCCGCACTGCTTCCGGCGGCCGAGCGTCGTGACCGGCCCCGCACGGCGGACGACGTCGAGCTCCTCCGCAACGCCGAGGGGGGATTCGACCTCGAGGTCGCCATCGTCCATTCCGACGGCATCAGCGAGCTGTATCTCGGGCAGGTCCGCGGTCCCCGGATCGACCTGGCATCCGACGCGATCGTCCGCCCCGCCGGGGCCAAGCCCTACGCCTCGGCCACCCGGATGTACGGGTACGTCGACGGGCACCTGCTGTGGGCGTGGGACGTCGCGGCGCTCGGTGCCGCTCTGGCCTCGCACGCGTCGGCGCGCCTCGCCCGAGTCGAGTGA
- a CDS encoding winged helix-turn-helix domain-containing protein — protein MAQLLVLSSASGGGSVLPALELLSHRVRQIPAEPAQLVNAPSADVIFVDARGDLVGAKSLCKILNTTGLDAPLLLVVTEGGLTAVSTDWGVDDVILVGAGPAEVDARIRLAMGRQSTEQVSSRIQTSGISIDESSYSAKVHGKPLDLTYKEFQLLHFFATHPSRVFTREQLLSEVWGYDYFGGTRTVDVHVRRLRAKLGDLEQLIGTVRNVGYRFNVYEDDQMPAPRERSGA, from the coding sequence ATGGCTCAGCTGCTCGTTTTGAGTTCCGCCTCCGGCGGAGGTTCCGTCCTGCCCGCGCTCGAACTGCTCAGTCACCGGGTGCGACAGATCCCCGCCGAGCCGGCACAGCTCGTGAACGCGCCCAGCGCCGACGTCATTTTCGTCGACGCGCGCGGCGACCTGGTCGGCGCGAAGTCGCTGTGCAAGATCCTCAACACGACCGGGCTCGACGCTCCTCTTCTGCTCGTCGTGACCGAAGGCGGCCTCACCGCCGTGTCCACCGACTGGGGTGTGGACGACGTGATCCTCGTCGGCGCCGGCCCTGCCGAGGTCGACGCGCGCATCCGGCTGGCGATGGGGCGTCAGAGCACGGAACAGGTCTCGAGCCGCATCCAGACCTCGGGCATCTCGATCGACGAGTCGTCATATTCGGCGAAGGTGCACGGCAAGCCTCTGGATCTCACGTACAAGGAGTTCCAGCTCCTGCATTTCTTCGCGACGCACCCCTCACGCGTCTTCACCCGCGAGCAGCTGCTGAGCGAGGTCTGGGGCTACGACTACTTCGGCGGCACCCGCACGGTCGATGTACACGTGCGGCGTCTGCGCGCAAAGCTCGGCGATCTCGAGCAGCTCATCGGCACCGTACGCAACGTCGGCTACCGCTTCAACGTGTACGAAGACGACCAGATGCCCGCTCCGCGCGAGCGCTCCGGCGCCTGA
- a CDS encoding RNA degradosome polyphosphate kinase encodes MIDTDVLDSGLGDADDDDFDDTVEIDDPQLPDHRYMDRELSWLAFNRRVLELAEDPRLPVLERANFLAIFASNLDEFFMVRVAGLKRRIMTGLAVPTNVGRAPQDVLADISESAHALQLRHALTWIDQVQPALAEAGIEVVTWDDLSDDERGTLYEYFQTQVFPVLMPLAVDPAHPFPYISGLSLNLAIRIRNAKTGRQEFARLKVPPMLPRFVPVRGAEGGRVRYLPLEQLIAHHLGDLFPGMEILEHHTFRLTRNEDVVIEEDETENLIQALEAELLRRRFGPPIRLEVTDEMDDVTLDLLIQELEVTDQEVYRLPGALDLRGLFDLAKIDRPELHYPPHVPVTATAFQPAEQNGRADLFAAIRKNDVLVHHPYESFTTSVVAFLEQAARDPHVLAIKQTLYRTSGDSPIVQALIDAAERGKQVLALVEVKARFDEAANIVWARKLEKAGVHVVYGLVGLKTHCKLLHVIREEDGALRSYSHIGTGNYNPKTSRLYEDFGLFTCDEQVGRDLTRLFNELSGYAIEKKFKRLLVAPLHLRKGLLRHIETERRHALEGKPAHIRIKVNSMVDEQIIDALYRASQAGVRVDVWVRGICSLKVGIEGVSENITVRSILGRYLEHSRIFAFLNDGDPQVYIGSADMMHRNLDRRVEALVRVVAPAHVKELIDLFDLAMGDETSSWHLEPNGEWLRHSADADGKPLIDLQDRTMAQVQKRRRGRAVR; translated from the coding sequence ATGATCGACACCGACGTTCTGGACTCGGGGCTGGGCGACGCGGACGACGACGATTTCGACGACACCGTCGAGATCGACGACCCGCAGCTGCCCGACCATCGCTACATGGACCGCGAGCTCAGCTGGCTCGCCTTCAACCGACGGGTGCTGGAGCTCGCGGAGGACCCCCGCCTTCCGGTTCTGGAGCGGGCGAACTTCCTCGCCATCTTCGCCAGCAACCTCGACGAGTTCTTCATGGTCCGCGTCGCCGGCCTGAAACGGCGCATCATGACGGGGCTCGCCGTTCCGACCAATGTCGGACGAGCGCCTCAGGACGTCCTCGCCGACATCTCCGAGAGCGCGCATGCGCTGCAGCTCCGCCACGCCCTCACCTGGATCGACCAGGTGCAGCCGGCACTCGCCGAGGCGGGCATCGAGGTCGTCACGTGGGACGACCTGTCCGATGACGAGCGCGGCACGCTCTACGAGTACTTCCAGACGCAGGTCTTTCCGGTACTCATGCCGCTCGCGGTCGACCCGGCCCACCCGTTCCCGTACATCTCGGGGCTCTCCCTCAACCTCGCGATCCGCATCCGCAATGCCAAGACGGGTCGTCAGGAGTTCGCGCGCCTGAAGGTGCCGCCGATGCTCCCCCGCTTCGTCCCCGTGCGCGGCGCCGAGGGCGGGCGCGTCCGCTACCTGCCGCTGGAGCAGCTGATCGCCCATCACCTCGGCGACCTGTTCCCCGGCATGGAGATCCTCGAGCATCACACCTTCCGCCTCACCCGCAATGAGGACGTGGTCATCGAGGAGGATGAGACCGAGAACCTCATCCAGGCTCTCGAGGCCGAGCTCCTGCGCCGACGCTTCGGCCCTCCGATCCGCCTCGAGGTCACCGATGAGATGGACGACGTCACCCTCGACCTGCTGATCCAGGAGCTCGAGGTCACCGACCAAGAGGTGTACCGCCTGCCCGGCGCCCTCGATCTGCGCGGGCTGTTCGACCTCGCGAAGATCGATCGCCCGGAGCTGCACTACCCGCCGCACGTCCCGGTGACGGCGACGGCGTTCCAGCCCGCCGAGCAGAACGGCCGCGCCGACCTGTTCGCCGCGATCCGTAAGAACGACGTCCTCGTCCATCACCCCTACGAGTCGTTCACGACGAGCGTCGTCGCCTTCCTCGAGCAGGCGGCCCGCGACCCGCACGTGCTCGCGATCAAGCAGACCCTGTACCGCACCTCGGGCGACAGCCCGATCGTGCAGGCGCTCATCGACGCCGCCGAGCGCGGCAAGCAGGTGCTCGCCCTCGTCGAGGTGAAGGCCCGATTCGACGAGGCCGCGAACATCGTCTGGGCGCGCAAGCTCGAGAAGGCCGGCGTGCACGTCGTCTACGGTCTCGTGGGACTGAAGACGCACTGCAAGCTGCTGCACGTGATCCGTGAAGAGGACGGCGCGCTGCGCAGCTACAGCCACATCGGCACGGGCAACTACAACCCCAAGACCAGCCGTCTCTACGAGGACTTCGGCCTCTTCACCTGCGACGAGCAGGTCGGGCGCGACCTCACACGTCTGTTCAACGAGCTCAGCGGCTACGCCATCGAGAAGAAGTTCAAGCGCCTGCTCGTCGCGCCCCTGCACCTGCGCAAGGGACTGCTGCGCCACATCGAGACCGAGCGCCGCCACGCGCTCGAGGGCAAGCCGGCGCACATCCGCATCAAGGTCAACTCGATGGTCGACGAACAGATCATCGACGCGCTGTACCGCGCGAGCCAGGCGGGTGTGCGCGTGGATGTGTGGGTACGCGGCATCTGCTCGCTCAAGGTCGGCATCGAGGGCGTCAGCGAGAACATCACGGTGCGCTCGATCCTCGGGCGCTACCTCGAGCACTCGCGGATCTTCGCGTTCCTGAACGACGGCGACCCCCAGGTGTACATCGGCAGCGCCGACATGATGCACCGCAACCTCGACCGCCGCGTCGAGGCGCTCGTGCGCGTCGTCGCGCCCGCCCACGTCAAGGAGCTCATCGACCTGTTCGACCTCGCGATGGGCGACGAGACCAGCTCGTGGCACCTCGAGCCGAACGGCGAATGGCTGCGGCACAGCGCGGATGCCGACGGCAAGCCGCTCATCGATCTGCAGGACCGCACGATGGCGCAGGTGCAGAAGCGCCGCCGCGGTCGGGCGGTGCGATGA
- a CDS encoding NUDIX hydrolase — translation MTETAVYAAGGVVWRMVEEKLRILVIHRTAYDDVTLPKGKVDPGETLPMTAVREIFEETGIRVSLGIPVGVSRYHLPRGRQKVVHYWAAEATDDAIRESSFVPNKEVAAVEWISPRKALARLSYPVDVEILEQFLRYVDDGILSTFPIVVLRHAKATPREEWKGADAARPLAPRGTRQAKDLVGPLRSFGVRRVISSDAVRCVATVTPLAEALGRSIDRTPLIGQDAWEEGTSDVRAVIGKRVRSRKPAVLCSHGPVLPGILAELALATGTLRGSYLGSASSLDPGAFSVVHLSREHPGSGIVCIETHEPRL, via the coding sequence ATGACGGAGACGGCCGTCTACGCCGCCGGCGGTGTCGTCTGGCGCATGGTCGAGGAAAAACTGCGGATTCTCGTCATCCATCGGACCGCATATGACGACGTGACCCTGCCCAAGGGCAAGGTGGATCCGGGTGAGACGCTTCCGATGACGGCGGTGCGCGAGATCTTCGAAGAGACCGGCATCCGGGTGTCGCTGGGCATCCCCGTCGGCGTCTCGCGCTACCATCTGCCTCGCGGGCGTCAAAAGGTCGTGCACTATTGGGCGGCGGAGGCGACCGACGACGCGATCCGAGAGTCGTCGTTCGTGCCGAACAAGGAGGTCGCCGCGGTCGAGTGGATCTCGCCCCGCAAGGCCCTCGCGCGTCTGTCCTACCCCGTCGACGTCGAGATCCTCGAGCAGTTCCTGCGCTACGTCGACGACGGCATCCTCTCGACCTTCCCGATCGTCGTGCTCCGCCATGCGAAGGCGACCCCGCGCGAAGAGTGGAAAGGTGCGGATGCCGCACGTCCGCTCGCACCGCGGGGAACCCGGCAGGCGAAGGATCTCGTCGGTCCCCTGCGATCGTTCGGCGTGCGCCGGGTGATCTCCAGCGACGCGGTGCGTTGCGTTGCGACGGTGACCCCGCTCGCCGAGGCGCTGGGCCGCTCGATCGACCGCACGCCCCTCATCGGGCAGGATGCCTGGGAAGAGGGCACCTCGGACGTCCGCGCCGTCATCGGCAAACGCGTGCGGTCGCGCAAGCCCGCCGTGCTGTGCAGCCACGGACCCGTGCTTCCCGGCATCCTCGCCGAGCTCGCGCTGGCCACCGGAACGCTGCGCGGCTCGTACCTGGGCAGCGCCTCGTCTCTCGATCCCGGCGCGTTCTCGGTCGTGCACCTCTCGCGGGAGCACCCCGGGTCGGGCATCGTCTGCATCGAGACGCACGAACCGCGACTCTGA
- a CDS encoding 4-phosphopantetheinyl transferase family protein, with product MAATRIAWSTAPLDRHGRRAVAWRMLRTMLTAEGYPDATLSNPCPRCGGPHGPIQVAGAPWSASVTYAGAVAVAAVHPRVGGDSEAPTGFAIDAEPLVDTVRDAAGGVPGGLLRWVRAEAAAKAVGRGLRLDVDEISVTETSEGWTALLPGIPVAVTGWEPAVSPPGVLLSVALAPAAAVAPAHRAMP from the coding sequence GTGGCAGCGACCCGGATCGCGTGGAGCACCGCTCCGCTCGACCGGCACGGGCGGCGCGCCGTGGCCTGGCGGATGCTTCGCACTATGCTCACCGCGGAAGGCTACCCGGACGCGACGCTGTCGAATCCCTGCCCGCGGTGCGGCGGCCCGCACGGTCCGATCCAGGTCGCCGGCGCGCCGTGGTCGGCGTCGGTGACGTATGCGGGCGCCGTCGCGGTCGCCGCGGTGCACCCGCGGGTCGGGGGCGACTCCGAGGCGCCGACGGGGTTCGCCATCGACGCGGAGCCGCTCGTCGACACCGTGCGGGATGCCGCGGGTGGCGTCCCTGGCGGACTGCTGCGGTGGGTGCGCGCCGAGGCCGCCGCCAAGGCCGTCGGACGCGGTCTACGGCTCGACGTCGACGAGATCTCGGTCACCGAGACATCCGAGGGATGGACGGCGCTGCTCCCCGGCATCCCCGTCGCCGTCACCGGCTGGGAACCGGCCGTCTCTCCCCCGGGGGTGCTCCTCAGCGTCGCTCTGGCACCGGCAGCGGCGGTAGCGCCGGCTCATCGAGCCATGCCGTGA
- a CDS encoding M1 family metallopeptidase: MSVHDPYAPESGDPSYDVESYDLTLDYRVRTNRLEGVAVLNVVAAVAVSAVSVDLVGLRTTRVRVDGDRRTSYTQGPRKLRVKLPHRMAPGERFSIEIVYAGAPAPRRSRWGTIGWEELDDGALVASQPTGAPTWFPCNDRPDDRARMRISLTTDAGYLPVPTGRTRSVSSAGGRVTAVSESTVPVATYLAAAHVGRYESRTLTGDARVRVVSPPALRASVDRAFADVPAMLALFDESFGSYPQEDCTLVVTPDELEIPLEAQGLAVFGVNHLVPSEQRLIAHEIAHQWFGNSVGIGRWSDIWLNEGFACFAEWMWSERAGRASLAQKAAKHHARLSALAQDLVLADPGPDLMFDDRVYKRGALTLYALRCALGESVFGALILDWATSHRHGLAGTAEFRACVEQHAADAAGEVGSILTAWLDEPALPPLPVPERR, from the coding sequence GTGAGCGTGCACGACCCGTACGCCCCCGAGAGCGGAGACCCGAGCTACGACGTCGAGTCCTACGACCTGACGCTCGACTATCGCGTGCGCACGAACAGGCTGGAGGGCGTCGCCGTCCTCAACGTCGTGGCGGCGGTCGCCGTCTCAGCGGTGAGCGTCGATCTCGTGGGTCTGCGCACGACGCGTGTGCGGGTGGACGGCGATCGGCGCACCTCGTACACGCAGGGACCGCGGAAGCTCCGTGTGAAGCTCCCGCACCGCATGGCGCCCGGCGAGCGGTTCTCGATCGAGATCGTCTACGCCGGAGCGCCCGCGCCGCGGCGCTCGCGCTGGGGCACGATCGGCTGGGAGGAGTTGGACGACGGTGCGCTCGTCGCCTCGCAGCCCACCGGTGCGCCCACCTGGTTCCCCTGCAACGATCGCCCCGACGATCGGGCACGGATGCGGATCTCCCTCACGACCGACGCCGGCTACCTCCCGGTGCCGACGGGGCGCACGCGCAGCGTCTCGTCCGCCGGGGGGCGCGTCACCGCCGTCTCCGAGTCGACGGTCCCCGTCGCGACGTACCTCGCGGCGGCGCATGTCGGTCGCTACGAGTCGCGCACCCTCACCGGCGACGCACGCGTGCGCGTGGTGTCACCGCCGGCGCTCCGCGCCTCGGTCGACCGCGCGTTCGCCGACGTCCCGGCGATGCTGGCGCTGTTCGACGAGTCCTTCGGGTCGTATCCTCAGGAGGACTGCACGCTCGTCGTCACGCCGGACGAGCTCGAGATCCCGCTCGAGGCGCAGGGGCTCGCCGTGTTCGGCGTGAATCATCTCGTGCCCTCCGAGCAGCGGCTCATCGCCCATGAAATCGCCCATCAGTGGTTCGGCAACAGCGTCGGCATCGGCCGGTGGAGCGACATCTGGCTCAACGAGGGGTTCGCGTGCTTTGCGGAGTGGATGTGGTCGGAGCGGGCCGGACGGGCATCGCTCGCTCAGAAAGCCGCCAAGCACCATGCGCGACTGAGCGCTCTGGCGCAGGACCTCGTGCTCGCCGACCCGGGGCCTGACCTGATGTTCGACGATCGCGTCTACAAGCGGGGTGCGCTCACGCTGTACGCGCTGCGGTGCGCTCTGGGCGAGTCGGTATTCGGCGCCCTGATCCTCGACTGGGCGACGAGCCATCGACACGGTCTGGCAGGGACGGCCGAGTTCCGTGCCTGCGTCGAACAGCATGCGGCAGACGCGGCCGGTGAGGTCGGGTCGATCCTCACGGCATGGCTCGATGAGCCGGCGCTACCGCCGCTGCCGGTGCCAGAGCGACGCTGA